A window of the Streptomyces sp. NBC_01351 genome harbors these coding sequences:
- a CDS encoding DoxX family protein, whose translation MHFVLRKDLGLLALRLAAGGVLIAHGTQKLFGWFGGGGIEGTAEAMEHMGFTPGRPSAIAAGLGEAGGGTLLALGLATPAAGAAAAGAMAGAVSVHAPAGFFAQGGGFEYPALLGSVAACLGVTGPGRFSLDHVSGHKLDRPAVIAVAFALSAAAATIVVNRRIAAMEPPTGADED comes from the coding sequence TCGGTCTGCTCGCCCTGCGCCTCGCGGCAGGCGGCGTGCTGATCGCGCACGGCACGCAGAAGCTCTTCGGCTGGTTCGGCGGAGGCGGCATCGAAGGCACTGCCGAGGCGATGGAGCACATGGGCTTCACCCCGGGCAGGCCGAGCGCCATCGCGGCCGGGCTCGGCGAAGCGGGCGGCGGTACCCTGCTCGCGCTCGGGCTCGCCACCCCCGCGGCGGGCGCCGCGGCAGCGGGCGCCATGGCAGGAGCCGTCTCCGTCCACGCGCCCGCAGGCTTCTTCGCCCAGGGAGGCGGCTTCGAATACCCCGCCCTGCTCGGCTCCGTCGCGGCCTGCCTCGGCGTCACCGGGCCGGGGCGCTTCTCCCTCGACCACGTCAGCGGGCACAAGCTCGACCGCCCCGCTGTCATCGCGGTGGCCTTCGCCCTCAGCGCGGCGGCCGCCACCATCGTCGTCAACCGACGCATCGCCGCGATGGAGCCCCCGACCGGAGCGGACGAGGACTGA